The Camelina sativa cultivar DH55 chromosome 14, Cs, whole genome shotgun sequence genome includes a window with the following:
- the LOC104741510 gene encoding peroxisome biogenesis protein 7-like produces the protein MPMFKAPFNGYSVKFSPFYESRLAVATAQNFGILGNGRIHVLELAPGAPGVTESVAYDTADAVYDVCWSESHDSVLVAAIGDGSVKIYDTALPPPSNPIRSFQEHAREVHSVDYNPTRRDSFLTSSWDDTVKLWAMDRPASIRTFKEHAYCVYQATWNPKHGDVFASASGDCTLRIWDVREPGSTMIIPAHDFELLSCDWNKYDDCILATSSVDKTIKVWDVRSYRVPLAVLSGHGYAVKKVKFSPHRRNLIASCSYDMTVCLWDYMVEDALVGRYDHHTEFAVGIDMSVLVEGLMASTGWDELVYVWQQGMDPRAS, from the coding sequence atgcCGATGTTCAAAGCTCCGTTCAACGGCTACTCTGTGAAATTCAGTCCATTCTACGAGTCACGCCTCGCCGTCGCTACAGCTCAGAACTTCGGGATCCTCGGAAACGGACGTATCCATGTGCTCGAGCTCGCTCCTGGAGCTCCCGGAGTAACCGAATCCGTCGCTTACGATACAGCAGACGCCGTATACGACGTGTGCTGGTCGGAATCTCATGACTCTGTACTCGTCGCCGCGATTGGTGACGGCTCAGTGAAGATTTACGACACGGCTCTTCCTCCTCCGTCTAATCCGATCCGATCATTCCAAGAGCACGCGCGTGAGGTTCACTCCGTGGATTACAATCCGACGCGGCGTGACTCGTTTCTCACTTCGTCGTGGGACGATACGGTGAAGCTTTGGGCTATGGATCGTCCCGCGAGTATTAGAACATTCAAGGAACATGCGTACTGCGTTTACCAAGCGACTTGGAACCCTAAACATGGTGATGTGTTTGCTTCTGCTTCAGGAGATTGTACTTTAAGGATTTGGGATGTTAGAGAGCCTGGTTCAACTATGATCATCCCTGCTCATGATTTTGAGTTGTTGTCCTGTGATTGGAACAAGTATGATGATTGTATTTTAGCTACGTCTTCAGTGGATAAGACGATTAAGGTTTGGGATGTTAGGAGTTATAGAGTTCCTTTGGCTGTGCTTAGTGGCCATGGATATGCCGTGAAGAAGGTGAAATTCTCGCCCCACAGGAGGAATCTGATAGCGTCTTGCTCATATGATATGACTGTTTGTCTTTGGGATTACATGGTGGAAGATGCTTTGGTTGGTAGGTATGATCATCATACAGAGTTTGCTGTTGGGATCGATATGAGTGTTCTTGTTGAAGGTTTGATGGCGAGCACAGGTTGGGATGAGCTTGTTTATGTTTGGCAGCAAGGGATGGATCCTAGAGCTAGTTGA
- the LOC104741511 gene encoding uncharacterized protein At2g34160, giving the protein MEEITEGVNNMNLAVDTQKKNRIQVSNTKKPLFFYVNLAKRYMQQYTDVELSALGMAIATVVTVAEILKNNGFAVEKKIMTSTVDIKDDSRGRPVQKAKIEITLGKSENFDELMAEAEKEAAEAQEQN; this is encoded by the exons ATGGAAGAGATCACGGAAGGAGTGAACAACATGAACTTGGCCGTTGATACCCAGAAGAAGAATCGGATTCAGGTTTCCAACACTAAGAAACCTTTGTTCTTCTACGTCAATCTCGCCAAG AGGTACATGCAGCAGTACACTGATGTTGAATTGTCTGCACTAGGAATGG CCATTGCTACTGTGGTTACGGTTGCTGAGATATTGAAGAACAATGGCTTTGCTGTTGAAAAGA AGATCATGACCTCCACTGTGGATATCAAGGATGATTCAAGGGGTCGTCCTGTGCAGAAAGCTAAG ATCGAGATCACACTTGGAAAGTCTGAGAACTTTGATGAACTAATGGCTGAAGCAGAGAAGGAGGCTGCAGAAGCTCAAGAGCAGaactaa